A portion of the Algisphaera agarilytica genome contains these proteins:
- a CDS encoding phosphoribosylanthranilate isomerase, producing MKDVATAQAVVDAGADYLGLNFVEKSPRFVDVETARQIVALLPDHVEPVGLFCDHPADYVLATAEAVGLRTVQLHGHESPAYSQELGNLNLLKVFGFDRDTLSEHIADWKNHFGNVTALLIDTPPKPDAEITGGTGEVFDWESLAAMDFSQLPPLMLAGGLTPDNVGQAIRTVRPWAVDVSSGVESSRGVKDPAMIADFCAAVREADASLGVE from the coding sequence GTGAAAGATGTGGCCACGGCTCAGGCGGTGGTTGACGCCGGAGCGGACTACCTCGGGTTGAACTTCGTCGAGAAGTCGCCAAGGTTTGTGGATGTGGAAACCGCTCGCCAGATCGTGGCGTTGCTTCCCGATCACGTCGAGCCGGTGGGCTTGTTCTGCGATCACCCCGCGGACTACGTCCTGGCCACCGCTGAAGCGGTGGGGCTGAGGACAGTTCAACTGCACGGCCACGAGTCCCCCGCATACTCGCAAGAACTCGGGAACCTGAACCTCCTCAAGGTGTTCGGTTTTGACCGCGACACACTCAGCGAACATATCGCGGACTGGAAAAACCACTTCGGCAACGTCACCGCCCTGCTCATCGACACCCCGCCGAAACCCGACGCCGAGATCACCGGCGGGACGGGCGAGGTGTTCGACTGGGAAAGCCTGGCGGCCATGGATTTCTCGCAGCTTCCCCCGCTGATGCTGGCCGGTGGCCTCACCCCCGACAACGTCGGCCAGGCGATCCGCACCGTTCGGCCCTGGGCGGTGGATGTGTCCAGCGGCGTCGAGTCCTCACGCGGCGTGAAAGACCCCGCTATGATCGCCGACTTCTGTGCGGCGGTGCGTGAAGCGGATGCGTCGCTGGGTGTGGAGTGA